The following proteins are co-located in the Siansivirga zeaxanthinifaciens CC-SAMT-1 genome:
- the gldJ gene encoding gliding motility lipoprotein GldJ: MDMKKVLALKVFIALALTLAFTSCKKSSSSKNSSRATGWQINSREGGFQYNTDYKEQETSPGLVFIEGGTFTKGRVQDDVMHDWNNTPTQQHVQSFYMDETEVTNAMYMEYLDWIKRVYPPSDENFRAIYHGALPDTLVWRNRLGYNEVMTENYLRHPGYGEYPVVGVSWIQAVEFANWRTDRVNEHNLEKAGYLKRDAKITDVSADATFNTDTYINAPTLTYGGNEEIINGDSRGRGRRNVQTDADGNETNIYATRETGIITPKYRLPTETEWEYAALGLSEIRSYNLYRGRKKYPWDGQYTRSGKRKIRGDQLANFKQGKGDYGGIAGWSDDGADITNAVKSYAPNDYGLYDMAGNVAEWVADVYRPIVDDEFNDFNYYRGNVYTKNAINEDGSVKVVTIDDIVYDTLSNGKVVARNLPGEILQVPVDENETYLRTNFDKSNQINFRDGDKRSSRNFESFNEDEEGDADNTNLMYNSPKHTITRDSLGNIVREYDKDNDRNSLINDEVRVYKGGSWKDREYWLDPAQRRYFPQDMATDYIGFRCAMSRVGSKSKAKHKTKN; this comes from the coding sequence ATGGATATGAAAAAAGTATTAGCATTAAAAGTTTTTATAGCTTTGGCTTTAACTTTAGCCTTTACTAGCTGTAAAAAATCTTCTAGCTCAAAGAATAGTTCTAGAGCAACCGGTTGGCAAATAAACTCTCGTGAAGGAGGGTTTCAATACAATACAGATTACAAAGAACAAGAAACTTCACCTGGCTTAGTTTTCATTGAAGGTGGTACTTTTACTAAAGGTAGAGTACAAGACGATGTTATGCATGATTGGAATAACACGCCAACTCAGCAACACGTACAGTCGTTTTACATGGATGAAACAGAGGTTACCAACGCTATGTATATGGAGTATTTAGATTGGATCAAGCGTGTTTATCCACCATCAGACGAAAACTTTAGAGCTATTTATCATGGCGCACTTCCAGATACCCTAGTTTGGAGAAACAGATTGGGCTATAATGAAGTTATGACAGAAAATTACTTACGTCACCCAGGTTATGGTGAATATCCTGTAGTTGGTGTTAGCTGGATTCAAGCCGTTGAATTTGCAAACTGGAGAACCGATAGAGTTAATGAACACAACTTAGAAAAAGCTGGTTATTTAAAACGTGATGCCAAAATTACCGATGTAAGTGCCGATGCTACTTTTAATACAGATACTTACATTAATGCACCAACGTTAACTTATGGTGGTAACGAAGAAATTATTAATGGAGACTCTAGAGGTCGAGGACGAAGAAATGTTCAAACAGACGCAGACGGAAACGAAACTAATATTTATGCCACCAGAGAAACTGGTATAATTACACCAAAATACAGACTCCCTACCGAAACAGAATGGGAATATGCTGCATTAGGTTTAAGTGAAATAAGAAGTTATAATTTATACCGTGGACGTAAGAAATATCCATGGGACGGACAATACACACGTTCAGGAAAACGTAAAATTAGAGGAGATCAATTAGCTAATTTCAAACAAGGTAAAGGAGATTATGGTGGAATCGCAGGATGGTCTGATGATGGTGCTGATATTACTAATGCTGTTAAATCTTACGCTCCTAATGATTACGGTTTGTATGATATGGCTGGAAATGTTGCCGAATGGGTAGCAGACGTTTACAGACCTATAGTAGATGATGAATTTAATGATTTTAACTACTACAGGGGAAATGTTTACACCAAAAATGCTATTAACGAAGATGGCTCTGTTAAAGTTGTTACTATCGATGATATTGTTTATGATACACTATCGAATGGTAAAGTAGTTGCAAGAAATCTACCAGGAGAAATTTTACAAGTACCTGTAGATGAAAACGAAACTTATTTGCGTACAAACTTTGATAAGAGTAATCAAATAAACTTTAGAGATGGTGACAAACGTTCGTCTCGTAACTTCGAAAGCTTTAATGAAGATGAAGAAGGCGACGCAGACAACACAAATCTAATGTACAACTCTCCTAAACACACGATAACTAGAGATTCTTTAGGAAACATTGTTAGAGAATACGACAAAGATAACGACAGAAACTCGTTAATTAACGATGAAGTTAGAGTTTACAAAGGAGGCTCTTGGAAAGACAGAGAGTATTGGTTAGACCCAGCTCAAAGACGTTACTTCCCTCAAGATATGGCAACCGATTATATTGGTTTTAGATGTGCTATGTCTCGAGTAGGTTCTAAAAGTAAAGCTAAACACAAAACAAAAAACTAA
- a CDS encoding UDP-N-acetylmuramoyl-tripeptide--D-alanyl-D-alanine ligase has translation MTIEKIHEIFLQCNSVCTDTRKIHKNDLFFALKGENFNGNSYAEKALRNGAKFAIIDEESFSHIPNTILVKDALKALQELATYHRNYLNIPIVALTGSNGKTTTKELINTTLSQKYNTKATIGNLNNHIGVPLTLLSMNESTEMGIVEMGANHQKEIEFLCNIAKPDYGYITNFGKAHLEGFGGVEGVIKGKSEMYDFLINNNKTIFVNGNDPIQVDKTSHSNRYIFGDNINADCKITFIDAQPTVKVKYNNTTIQSNLIGEYNFSNIAAAITIANYFKVEEASIKNAIESYIPTNNRSQVIKKNSNEIILDAYNANPTSMRAAILNFEKLKDNNKIAFLGDMFELGKEAELEHQSIADLIESTSINQTILIGENFNKTQTKNSLKFKTFEDFEKNFNMTSVVNSTLLIKGSRGMAMERILDLL, from the coding sequence TTGACTATAGAAAAAATTCACGAGATATTTTTACAATGTAATTCGGTTTGTACCGACACTCGTAAAATTCATAAAAACGATTTATTTTTTGCTCTTAAGGGCGAAAACTTCAACGGTAATAGCTACGCCGAGAAAGCGCTTCGAAATGGTGCTAAATTCGCCATAATAGATGAAGAATCCTTTTCACATATACCAAACACAATCTTAGTTAAAGATGCCTTAAAGGCGCTTCAAGAATTGGCTACTTATCATAGAAATTATCTAAATATTCCAATTGTAGCATTAACAGGCAGTAATGGAAAAACAACCACAAAAGAACTTATAAATACCACATTATCTCAAAAGTACAACACAAAAGCAACCATTGGAAATTTAAACAATCATATCGGCGTTCCTTTAACACTTTTATCAATGAATGAAAGTACCGAAATGGGCATTGTAGAAATGGGAGCTAACCATCAAAAAGAAATTGAATTTTTATGCAATATAGCAAAGCCCGACTACGGATACATCACAAACTTTGGTAAAGCACACCTGGAAGGTTTTGGTGGTGTTGAAGGTGTTATAAAAGGCAAAAGTGAGATGTACGATTTCTTAATAAATAATAATAAAACCATATTTGTTAATGGAAATGACCCTATTCAAGTAGACAAAACAAGTCATTCAAACAGATATATTTTTGGAGATAACATAAATGCAGATTGCAAAATAACATTCATTGATGCCCAACCAACAGTAAAGGTTAAATATAATAATACAACCATTCAAAGTAATTTAATTGGCGAATACAACTTTAGTAATATTGCTGCAGCCATAACTATTGCAAATTATTTTAAGGTTGAAGAAGCTTCTATAAAAAATGCTATTGAATCGTATATACCAACCAATAATAGGTCTCAGGTTATTAAAAAAAACTCGAATGAAATAATTTTAGACGCCTACAACGCAAACCCAACAAGTATGCGAGCTGCTATTTTAAATTTTGAAAAACTTAAAGACAATAACAAAATAGCCTTTTTAGGAGACATGTTCGAATTAGGTAAAGAAGCCGAATTAGAGCATCAAAGTATCGCAGATTTAATAGAAAGCACAAGTATTAATCAAACTATTTTAATAGGAGAAAATTTCAATAAAACACAAACCAAAAACAGTCTAAAATTCAAAACTTTTGAAGATTTTGAAAAGAATTTTAATATGACATCGGTTGTTAATAGCACCTTATTAATTAAAGGATCCAGAGGAATGGCCATGGAGAGGATTTTAGATTTATTATAA
- a CDS encoding anhydro-N-acetylmuramic acid kinase → MEHREYSVVGVMSGTSLDGIDLVYVTFKYEESWSFKIIYAETFAYPLAWVNVLRGLVFNTLEALKQIDFDYTKFLAKVINSFIEKYNLTNIDAVCSHGHTALHRPENGLTYQIGNLPELATWLNRKVVCDFRVQDVALGGQGAPLVPIGDELLFSEFDYCLNLGGFANISTKINEERIAYDICPVNIVLNKYVNVLGFDFDDAGKIASTGVVNNELLAKLNALQFYKESFPKSLGLEWVDKNIFPLIDSFKLEVKDILKTFVAHIAHQIALEVNTKTRGSLLITGGGVYNLYLIDRIKSLINSDVVIPQGETIEFKEALIFGFLGVLKLRNEINCLKSVTGASRNHSSGIVYFP, encoded by the coding sequence ATGGAACATAGAGAATATAGCGTGGTTGGTGTTATGTCGGGAACTTCTTTAGATGGCATAGACTTGGTTTATGTAACATTTAAATATGAAGAATCTTGGTCTTTTAAAATAATATATGCAGAAACATTTGCTTACCCATTGGCTTGGGTTAATGTTTTAAGAGGCTTAGTGTTTAACACTTTAGAAGCATTGAAACAAATAGATTTCGATTACACGAAGTTTTTGGCAAAGGTTATAAATTCTTTTATTGAAAAATATAATTTAACAAATATTGATGCTGTTTGTTCGCATGGTCATACTGCGTTGCATCGACCAGAAAACGGACTTACATATCAGATTGGAAACCTGCCCGAACTGGCAACCTGGTTAAACCGGAAAGTAGTTTGCGATTTTAGAGTTCAGGATGTTGCGCTAGGTGGACAGGGTGCGCCTTTAGTACCCATAGGAGATGAGTTGCTTTTTTCGGAATTTGACTATTGTTTAAATTTGGGTGGATTTGCAAATATTTCAACTAAAATAAATGAGGAACGTATTGCTTACGATATTTGTCCGGTAAACATTGTTTTAAATAAATATGTTAATGTATTGGGTTTCGATTTTGATGATGCTGGGAAAATTGCTTCAACGGGTGTTGTAAATAATGAGTTGCTTGCAAAACTTAATGCCTTGCAGTTTTATAAGGAATCTTTTCCAAAATCGTTGGGATTGGAATGGGTTGATAAAAATATTTTTCCTTTAATCGATAGTTTTAAATTAGAAGTAAAAGATATTTTAAAAACTTTTGTAGCGCATATTGCACATCAAATCGCATTAGAAGTAAACACAAAAACAAGAGGATCTTTATTAATTACAGGGGGTGGTGTTTATAATTTATATTTAATAGATAGGATTAAAAGCTTGATTAATAGTGATGTAGTAATTCCTCAAGGTGAAACTATTGAATTTAAAGAGGCTTTAATTTTTGGTTTTTTGGGTGTTTTAAAGTTAAGAAACGAAATTAATTGCCTTAAAAGTGTTACCGGAGCAAGCAGAAATCATAGCTCGGGTATTGTATATTTCCCTTAA
- the nhaD gene encoding sodium:proton antiporter NhaD, with protein sequence METAIILVFVIGYLAITFEHNIKIDKLIPALVMMAICWALVALGIDAFPNWFDSAKHALLEGFGLLSHDEKMHLMEETLLHHLGKTAEILVFLLGAMTIVEIIDYFDGFSTIKDFVKTKKKTKILWIFSILAFILSAIIDNLTATIVLISILQKIVKDRDVRLYYAGLIIIAANAGGAWSPIGDVTTTMLWIGNKVTTGHLVGYLFIPSFLCMAIPSFIASFMPVFKGDLEVEEVEETKKSKFSATMLYLGLGAIVFVPIFKMVTHLPPYMGMMLSLGVVAIFAEIYSSSKFSLTEFDADESDAHASHSPVHHSLSKIELPSILFFLGILMAVAALESLGILFGFAESLPASMPMLGTEIHTGEGVSDLVVLLLGVGSAVIDNVPLVAASLGMFHEATDNELWHFIAFSAGTGGSMLIIGSAAGVVAMGMEKIDFFWYLKKISWLALIGFLVGSAAFMVTRTLF encoded by the coding sequence ATGGAAACAGCAATTATTTTAGTGTTTGTAATAGGCTATCTAGCTATAACTTTTGAGCATAATATAAAAATAGACAAACTCATTCCAGCTTTGGTAATGATGGCTATTTGTTGGGCTTTGGTAGCTTTGGGTATTGATGCGTTTCCAAATTGGTTCGATTCGGCAAAACACGCCTTGTTAGAAGGGTTTGGTTTGTTATCTCACGATGAAAAAATGCATTTAATGGAAGAAACATTACTGCATCATTTAGGGAAAACAGCCGAAATATTAGTATTCCTTCTTGGAGCTATGACCATTGTTGAAATAATAGATTACTTTGATGGTTTCTCAACCATTAAAGACTTTGTAAAAACTAAAAAGAAAACAAAAATATTGTGGATTTTTTCCATTTTAGCTTTCATTTTATCAGCAATTATCGATAACCTTACTGCTACGATTGTATTAATTTCTATTCTTCAAAAAATAGTAAAAGACAGAGATGTTCGTTTGTATTACGCAGGTTTAATTATTATTGCAGCGAATGCAGGAGGTGCTTGGTCTCCTATTGGCGATGTTACTACAACCATGCTTTGGATAGGAAATAAAGTAACTACAGGGCATTTAGTAGGATATTTATTTATACCATCGTTTTTATGTATGGCAATTCCATCGTTTATAGCGTCTTTTATGCCGGTATTTAAAGGTGATTTAGAAGTTGAAGAAGTTGAAGAAACAAAAAAATCTAAGTTTAGTGCAACCATGTTATATCTTGGTTTAGGTGCTATTGTATTTGTGCCTATTTTTAAAATGGTAACACATTTACCTCCGTATATGGGGATGATGCTATCTTTAGGGGTTGTGGCTATTTTTGCTGAAATTTATAGTAGTTCTAAATTTAGTCTGACCGAATTTGATGCCGATGAAAGTGATGCTCATGCAAGCCATAGTCCGGTACACCATTCGTTATCAAAAATTGAATTACCTAGTATATTATTTTTCTTAGGAATTTTAATGGCTGTAGCAGCTTTAGAGTCTTTAGGGATTTTATTTGGTTTCGCCGAGTCTCTGCCAGCATCGATGCCTATGCTAGGAACCGAAATTCATACAGGTGAAGGGGTATCCGATTTAGTTGTTTTATTATTAGGCGTTGGTTCTGCTGTAATTGATAACGTGCCTTTAGTAGCTGCAAGTTTGGGAATGTTCCATGAAGCTACAGACAACGAACTTTGGCATTTTATTGCCTTTTCTGCAGGAACAGGAGGAAGTATGTTAATTATTGGCTCTGCAGCTGGTGTTGTAGCTATGGGAATGGAAAAAATAGATTTTTTCTGGTACCTAAAAAAGATTTCTTGGTTAGCCCTAATAGGTTTCTTGGTAGGCTCTGCAGCTTTTATGGTAACCAGAACTTTATTCTAA
- a CDS encoding arsenosugar biosynthesis-associated peroxidase-like protein: protein MQKTYYDPADLRKFGKITEWSEELGNKFFEYYGKVFEEGALTAREKSLIALAVAHTEQCPYCIDAYTKDGLQRGVTKEEMMEAIHVGAAIKSGATLVHGVQMMNKVNKLDG from the coding sequence ATGCAAAAAACATACTACGACCCCGCAGATCTCAGGAAATTTGGAAAAATCACAGAATGGAGTGAAGAATTAGGAAACAAATTCTTTGAATATTACGGTAAAGTTTTTGAAGAAGGCGCCCTTACCGCACGCGAAAAATCTCTAATTGCCTTAGCCGTTGCACATACAGAGCAATGCCCATACTGTATAGACGCTTACACAAAAGACGGTTTACAACGCGGTGTAACAAAAGAAGAAATGATGGAAGCCATTCACGTTGGCGCAGCTATAAAAAGCGGTGCCACATTAGTACATGGTGTGCAAATGATGAACAAAGTAAATAAGTTAGACGGTTAA
- a CDS encoding MotA/TolQ/ExbB proton channel family protein, with amino-acid sequence MLNILLQSQEEGTALLTDAEPVEKTLSIIELISSGGVAGQVIIALLFLMLVGAIYIYFERLFAIKAASKIDSNFMNQIKDHVSNGKIDSAQLLCAQVNSPVSRLINKGISRIGKPLADINTAIENAGRLEVYSLEKNVSILATISGAAPMIGFLGTVIGMILSIFEIANSGGQIDIKLLADGLYTAMTTTVAGLIVGIVAYMAYNHLVVKTDKVVYQMEANSVEFLDHLNEPT; translated from the coding sequence ATGCTAAATATACTTTTACAAAGTCAAGAAGAAGGAACTGCACTATTAACGGATGCCGAACCAGTAGAAAAAACACTTTCAATTATTGAACTTATTAGTAGTGGTGGCGTTGCCGGACAAGTAATTATAGCGCTTCTTTTTTTAATGTTAGTAGGAGCCATTTATATTTATTTTGAAAGATTGTTTGCTATTAAAGCGGCTTCTAAAATAGATTCTAATTTCATGAATCAAATAAAAGACCATGTATCAAATGGTAAAATAGATTCGGCTCAATTGTTATGTGCACAAGTTAATTCGCCTGTTTCCAGATTAATTAATAAAGGGATTTCAAGAATAGGAAAACCACTAGCCGACATCAATACAGCTATTGAAAATGCAGGTCGTTTAGAAGTTTATAGTCTGGAGAAAAACGTTAGTATTCTTGCAACGATATCTGGAGCAGCCCCTATGATTGGGTTTCTGGGTACGGTTATCGGGATGATACTATCTATTTTTGAAATAGCTAATTCAGGCGGTCAAATAGATATTAAATTATTGGCCGATGGGTTGTATACAGCCATGACAACCACGGTTGCCGGTTTAATTGTAGGTATTGTTGCGTATATGGCATATAACCATTTGGTGGTTAAAACAGATAAAGTAGTGTATCAAATGGAAGCAAATTCTGTAGAGTTTCTAGATCACTTAAACGAGCCAACCTAA
- a CDS encoding response regulator transcription factor yields the protein MNLTEIKNVYKEVFEAYEHPSIETHIKKIIELDAYLPYSSTFFCITNTQNLSFEYISKNMTSCLGLDAAVMSELGMNYFWERMHPNDVEPWLQALNELMAFTLSEISVANRSRMSYSWNYRIKNSKGVYVNVIQNTTPLEFDINNKPIIGLAHYTVLDSKINLQVSATAKFLNDNKEYETLFFKNFSQKLLSDGVSNRERDVIRLLVLNYSSKDIAEKLNISANTVDTHRRNILKKLNISSTGELIGMMKTNDYFIF from the coding sequence ATGAACCTAACCGAAATTAAAAACGTTTACAAAGAAGTTTTCGAAGCCTACGAGCACCCTTCAATAGAAACGCATATTAAAAAAATTATTGAGTTAGATGCTTATTTGCCATACAGTAGTACCTTTTTCTGTATCACTAATACTCAAAATTTATCTTTCGAATACATAAGTAAAAACATGACATCTTGTTTGGGTTTAGATGCTGCTGTAATGAGTGAGTTGGGTATGAATTATTTTTGGGAACGTATGCATCCTAATGATGTAGAACCTTGGCTTCAGGCTTTAAACGAGCTTATGGCATTTACTTTAAGTGAGATTTCGGTAGCTAATCGCTCTAGAATGAGTTATTCCTGGAATTACCGAATAAAAAATTCTAAAGGGGTATACGTGAATGTTATTCAAAATACGACACCTCTGGAGTTTGATATAAATAATAAACCAATTATAGGTTTGGCTCATTATACCGTTTTAGATTCTAAAATTAATTTACAAGTATCTGCTACCGCTAAATTTTTAAATGATAATAAAGAATATGAAACCCTTTTTTTTAAAAATTTTTCTCAGAAATTATTGTCAGATGGCGTAAGTAATAGGGAACGCGATGTTATTAGACTTTTGGTTTTAAATTATTCGAGTAAAGACATTGCCGAAAAATTAAATATTAGTGCAAATACAGTGGATACTCATCGAAGAAATATTTTAAAGAAATTAAATATTTCTTCTACTGGCGAGTTAATTGGTATGATGAAAACCAACGATTACTTCATTTTTTAA
- a CDS encoding bifunctional folylpolyglutamate synthase/dihydrofolate synthase: protein MTYQDTLDWMFTQLPMYQKQGSSALKKDLSNTLKLAEHLNFPERKFKSIHVAGTNGKGSTSHMLASILHEAGYNVGLYTSPHLKDFRERIKINGTVIGKQFVIGFIKRNKAFFEANSLSFFEMTVGMAFDYFAKEQVDIAVIEVGLGGRLDSTNIITPEVSVITNIGLDHTQFLGTTLEAIAFEKGGIIKPNVPVVIGETQIETEQVFIDLALKHNCKITFADQVSKPPYESDLTGNYQSKNIQTVLQSVRELQLLGYDISEIHIKTGLLHVVKNTGLMGRWQVINEQPKAVCDTGHNRDGLKYVMEQLKNESFDALHIVFGVVNDKDLNSIVDLLPVNATYYFCKPDIPRGLDAEKLKEFLKPYGLLGDVYNSVNEAYKNALDKAKPNDFVFVGGSTFVVAEII, encoded by the coding sequence ATGACTTATCAAGATACATTAGATTGGATGTTTACTCAGCTTCCAATGTATCAAAAACAAGGGAGTTCGGCTCTTAAGAAAGACCTTTCCAATACTTTAAAGTTAGCCGAGCATCTTAATTTTCCTGAAAGAAAGTTTAAATCCATTCATGTAGCAGGAACCAATGGAAAGGGTTCTACAAGTCATATGCTTGCTTCCATTTTGCATGAAGCAGGTTATAATGTAGGATTATATACTTCACCTCATTTAAAAGATTTTAGAGAGCGTATAAAAATTAACGGGACTGTAATTGGTAAACAATTTGTTATCGGGTTTATTAAGCGCAATAAAGCGTTTTTTGAGGCTAATAGTTTATCTTTTTTTGAAATGACTGTTGGTATGGCATTCGATTATTTTGCTAAAGAACAGGTCGATATTGCTGTTATTGAAGTTGGTTTGGGTGGTCGATTAGATTCTACAAATATTATTACACCTGAAGTTTCCGTAATTACGAATATAGGTTTAGATCATACTCAGTTTCTAGGAACAACTTTAGAAGCTATTGCTTTTGAAAAAGGAGGTATCATAAAACCAAACGTTCCTGTTGTTATTGGTGAAACTCAAATAGAAACCGAACAAGTTTTTATAGATTTGGCATTAAAGCATAATTGCAAGATTACTTTTGCCGATCAAGTATCCAAACCGCCATATGAATCAGATTTAACAGGAAATTATCAATCTAAAAACATTCAAACGGTATTACAAAGTGTAAGAGAGTTACAGTTGTTAGGGTATGATATTTCAGAAATTCATATAAAAACAGGGTTGTTACATGTGGTTAAAAATACCGGTTTAATGGGTAGATGGCAGGTAATTAATGAACAACCAAAAGCTGTTTGCGATACAGGGCATAACCGTGACGGACTAAAATACGTTATGGAACAATTAAAAAATGAATCGTTTGATGCTTTACACATTGTTTTTGGAGTTGTAAATGATAAAGATTTAAATTCAATTGTAGATTTGTTACCTGTTAATGCAACTTATTATTTTTGTAAACCAGATATTCCTAGAGGTCTTGATGCTGAAAAATTAAAAGAATTTTTAAAACCTTATGGTTTATTAGGAGACGTCTATAATTCAGTTAATGAGGCTTATAAGAATGCCTTAGATAAAGCAAAACCAAACGATTTTGTTTTTGTTGGCGGTAGTACGTTTGTGGTTGCAGAAATTATTTAA
- a CDS encoding acyl-CoA dehydrogenase, translating to MNFHLSEEHIMIRDAARDFAQTELLPGVIERDETQHFPKDLVKKMGDLGFMGIMVDPKYGGSGLDTISYVLIMEELSKIDASASVIVSVNNSLVCYGLEAYGTETQKQKYLTKLATGEFVGAFCLSEPEAGSDATSQKTSAIDKGDYYLLNGTKNWITNGGRADVYLVIAQTDKHKGSHGINAFIIEKDMEGFHIGPKENKLGIRGSDTHTLQFNDVKVPKENRIGEDGSGFRFAMKTLSGGRIGIAAQALGIAAGAYELALKYSKERKAFGTEICNHQAIAFKLADMYTDIEAARHLVMKAAWDKDQGNNYDVSSAMAKLYVSKVAMEHTVEAVQIHGGNGFVKDYHVERLMRDAKITQIYEGTSEIQKIVISRNIIKE from the coding sequence ATGAATTTCCATCTTTCAGAAGAACATATAATGATTCGCGACGCAGCGCGCGATTTTGCTCAAACCGAATTACTGCCTGGCGTTATTGAACGCGACGAAACACAACACTTCCCAAAAGATCTCGTAAAAAAAATGGGCGATTTGGGTTTTATGGGCATTATGGTAGACCCAAAATATGGCGGTAGTGGTTTGGATACCATTTCGTATGTGCTTATTATGGAAGAACTTTCTAAAATAGATGCTTCGGCATCAGTGATTGTATCGGTAAATAATTCTTTGGTTTGCTACGGACTCGAAGCTTATGGCACCGAAACTCAAAAACAAAAATATTTAACAAAACTTGCCACAGGCGAATTTGTTGGCGCCTTTTGCCTAAGCGAACCAGAAGCCGGAAGTGACGCTACTTCGCAAAAAACCTCTGCTATAGACAAAGGCGATTATTACCTACTTAATGGAACAAAAAACTGGATTACAAACGGTGGTCGTGCCGATGTTTATTTAGTAATTGCTCAAACCGATAAACATAAAGGATCGCATGGCATCAATGCTTTTATTATTGAAAAAGACATGGAAGGTTTCCATATTGGTCCAAAAGAAAACAAATTAGGTATCCGCGGCAGCGACACCCATACACTACAATTTAACGATGTAAAAGTGCCAAAAGAAAATCGTATTGGCGAAGATGGCTCGGGGTTTCGTTTTGCAATGAAAACGCTTTCGGGAGGCCGTATTGGAATTGCTGCTCAAGCTTTAGGAATTGCCGCTGGCGCTTACGAACTGGCTTTAAAATACTCAAAAGAACGAAAAGCTTTTGGAACCGAAATTTGCAACCACCAAGCCATAGCCTTTAAATTGGCCGATATGTATACCGACATCGAAGCCGCACGCCATTTGGTTATGAAAGCGGCTTGGGATAAAGACCAAGGAAACAACTACGATGTATCGAGTGCCATGGCAAAATTATACGTCTCAAAAGTGGCGATGGAGCATACCGTTGAAGCCGTACAAATTCATGGTGGTAATGGTTTTGTTAAAGATTACCATGTAGAACGCCTCATGCGCGACGCCAAAATTACACAGATTTACGAAGGCACTTCAGAAATTCAAAAAATTGTAATTTCTAGAAACATCATCAAAGAATAA
- a CDS encoding ExbD/TolR family protein has product MNLKGRNKITPEFSMASMTDIVFLLLIFFMLASTLVTTNAIDILLPKASGKTENKKSVAVSIKKDLTYYIDQKRVGESVLETELLAALSSEEKPTIVLRAEKSVPVDNVVKVMDIANRNKFKVILAVKPN; this is encoded by the coding sequence ATGAATTTAAAAGGAAGAAATAAAATCACGCCAGAATTCAGTATGGCATCTATGACAGATATTGTATTTCTGTTGTTGATTTTCTTTATGTTGGCATCTACCTTGGTAACAACCAATGCGATTGATATTTTATTGCCAAAAGCCAGTGGAAAAACCGAGAATAAAAAATCGGTTGCCGTAAGCATCAAAAAAGATTTAACATACTACATCGATCAAAAACGGGTAGGCGAAAGTGTTTTAGAAACAGAATTGTTAGCAGCTCTGTCTTCAGAAGAGAAACCTACCATTGTTTTAAGAGCCGAGAAATCGGTACCTGTTGATAATGTGGTAAAGGTTATGGATATTGCCAATAGAAATAAATTTAAAGTTATTTTGGCTGTTAAGCCTAATTAG